A genomic window from Glycine soja cultivar W05 chromosome 10, ASM419377v2, whole genome shotgun sequence includes:
- the LOC114370388 gene encoding dolichol-phosphate mannose synthase subunit 2 translates to MELADRAVGFLLSFISLSIFTYYTFWVIILPFVDDDHFVHKYFLPQEYTILIPVSAGVALLCLLCIFIGFVMLKSKKKKA, encoded by the exons ATGGAATTAGCAGACAGAGCTGTTGGATTTCTGTTATCCTTTATCAGCTTATCAATATTTACCTATTATACTTTCTGGGTTATCATCCTG CCATTTGTGGATGATGATCACTTTGTGCACAAGTACTTCTTACCCCAAGAGTATACCATACTGATACCAGTTTCAGCTGGTGTGGCACTTCTTTGCCTCTTGTGCATATTTATTGGATTCGTGATGCTCAAATCCAAAAAGAAGAAGGCCTAA